In Streptosporangium album, the following are encoded in one genomic region:
- a CDS encoding reverse transcriptase domain-containing protein, whose product MSAAMSAGPTALVKAPLDKVRALQHTLYRTAKADPGRRFHALMDKVLRRDVLWRGWAAVRANNGAPGIDRTTLDQIEHEYGAVRLVDEPAAELREGRYRPLPARGVMIPKPGRADEYRPLSISTVRDRVVQAALKIVLEPVFEADFATCSFGFRPKRSAHDALQVVIDEAWRGRRWVVETDIANCFSAIPHDRLMQAIEERVCDQSVLKLIRQILRAGVMQDGQVRREVTGTAQGGPISPLLCNVYLHRIDRAWDEREHGVIIRFADDRAPRTLMEVVM is encoded by the coding sequence GTGAGTGCCGCTATGTCGGCTGGTCCCACCGCCCTGGTGAAGGCTCCCTTGGACAAGGTGCGTGCCCTGCAGCACACGCTCTACCGGACGGCCAAGGCCGATCCCGGACGACGGTTTCACGCGCTCATGGACAAGGTCCTGCGCAGGGACGTTCTGTGGCGTGGGTGGGCCGCGGTGCGCGCCAACAACGGCGCACCCGGCATCGACCGGACCACTCTGGACCAGATCGAACACGAGTACGGAGCAGTCCGGCTTGTGGACGAGCCGGCCGCCGAGCTGAGGGAGGGCCGGTACCGTCCGCTGCCCGCGCGCGGGGTAATGATCCCCAAACCGGGACGGGCGGATGAATACCGTCCGCTTTCCATCTCGACGGTTCGGGACCGGGTCGTGCAGGCCGCGTTGAAGATCGTGCTTGAGCCGGTGTTCGAGGCGGACTTCGCGACGTGCAGCTTCGGGTTCCGGCCGAAACGGTCGGCGCACGACGCGCTTCAAGTCGTCATCGATGAGGCTTGGCGGGGCCGCCGGTGGGTGGTCGAGACGGATATCGCCAACTGCTTTTCGGCGATTCCGCATGATCGGTTGATGCAAGCGATCGAGGAACGCGTGTGTGACCAGTCCGTCCTGAAGCTGATCCGGCAGATCCTGCGAGCCGGTGTCATGCAGGACGGACAGGTCCGGCGTGAGGTGACCGGAACCGCCCAGGGCGGTCCGATCTCGCCGCTGCTCTGCAACGTCTACCTGCACCGGATCGACCGGGCATGGGACGAACGCGAGCACGGTGTGATCATCCGGTTCGCCGACGATCGTGCGCCACGAACGCTGATGGAGGTTGTGATGTAG
- a CDS encoding group II intron reverse transcriptase/maturase, with amino-acid sequence MSELRQQDKPFQIDKWKVWEAFQRVKANKGAAGVDEESIAQFEADRDRNLYRIWNRLSSGSYFPPPVKAVEIPKPQGRGVRVLGVPTVADRVAQTVVRMYLEPKVEPIFHPDSYGYRPGKSALDAVGACRVRCWRKDWVIDMDIRAFFDTVPHDLVLKAVAKHLSPDQRWILLYVQRWLTAPMQRQDGTLVARDRGTPQGSAISPLLANLFMHYAFDAWLAREFPALGFERYCDDAVVHCGSRRQAEYVRDAIAMR; translated from the coding sequence GTGAGCGAACTCAGGCAGCAGGACAAGCCGTTTCAGATCGACAAGTGGAAGGTCTGGGAAGCGTTTCAGAGAGTCAAGGCCAACAAGGGGGCGGCGGGGGTCGATGAGGAGTCGATCGCGCAGTTCGAGGCCGATCGGGACCGGAATCTGTATCGGATCTGGAACCGGTTGTCCTCAGGCTCGTACTTCCCGCCGCCGGTGAAAGCGGTGGAGATCCCCAAGCCGCAAGGGCGAGGGGTGCGGGTGCTGGGCGTGCCGACCGTGGCCGACCGGGTGGCCCAGACGGTGGTGCGGATGTATCTGGAGCCGAAGGTCGAACCGATCTTCCATCCGGATTCCTACGGCTATCGGCCGGGCAAGTCGGCGCTGGATGCGGTTGGGGCGTGCCGGGTGCGGTGCTGGCGGAAGGATTGGGTGATCGACATGGACATCCGGGCCTTCTTCGACACCGTGCCGCATGACCTGGTGCTCAAGGCCGTCGCCAAGCACCTTTCACCGGATCAGCGGTGGATCCTGTTGTATGTCCAGCGGTGGTTGACCGCTCCGATGCAACGGCAGGATGGCACCCTGGTCGCCCGAGATCGCGGGACCCCGCAGGGGTCGGCGATTTCACCTTTGCTGGCTAACCTGTTCATGCATTACGCGTTCGACGCCTGGCTGGCCCGGGAATTTCCGGCGCTTGGTTTCGAGCGTTACTGCGATGACGCGGTGGTGCACTGCGGCAGCCGCCGGCAGGCCGAATACGTGCGAGACGCGATTGCAATGAGGTAA
- a CDS encoding transposase family protein, with amino-acid sequence MISYRAILDVPRELVSYLSKLLGRERRVRGTRKGTRKRTTWWQAVFGLVWFRNGGDIPNLGRGFGLSRSTSYRYLDEVIDVLAEQAPELKDALERARDDGLPHLIIDGTLTSIDRVGEKKTSVKGKEIDAWYSGKARAFAANLQALMQPGGFPIWISGAFPGSTHDITAAREQVLDAIRPYLRDMPLLADSGYEGAGIGIYVPVKQPADGRDLDVDTRTRNALLRSLRCLGERGFALLEQRWRTLQHITLSPSRVGDIAKAALVLTHIEYGKIT; translated from the coding sequence GTGATTTCCTATCGTGCCATCCTCGACGTCCCACGGGAGCTGGTTTCCTATCTCTCCAAGCTGCTGGGTCGCGAACGACGCGTGCGCGGCACCCGCAAGGGCACCAGGAAGCGAACCACCTGGTGGCAGGCGGTATTCGGTCTGGTGTGGTTCCGCAACGGCGGCGACATCCCCAACCTCGGCCGAGGCTTCGGCCTGTCCCGCTCCACCTCCTACCGCTACCTGGACGAAGTCATCGATGTCCTGGCAGAGCAGGCACCCGAACTGAAGGACGCACTGGAGCGGGCCCGCGACGACGGACTGCCTCACCTGATCATCGACGGCACCTTGACGAGCATCGACCGGGTCGGCGAGAAGAAGACCAGCGTGAAGGGCAAGGAGATCGACGCGTGGTACTCCGGCAAGGCCCGCGCTTTCGCCGCCAACCTCCAAGCCCTCATGCAGCCCGGCGGCTTCCCGATCTGGATATCCGGAGCGTTTCCCGGCTCCACCCACGACATCACCGCAGCGCGAGAACAGGTTCTCGATGCCATCCGCCCCTATCTCAGGGACATGCCGCTGCTGGCCGACTCGGGCTACGAAGGCGCAGGCATCGGCATCTACGTCCCGGTCAAGCAGCCCGCCGACGGACGGGACCTGGACGTTGACACCCGTACCAGAAACGCGCTTCTCCGTTCTCTGCGCTGCCTGGGAGAACGTGGCTTCGCGCTCTTGGAGCAACGCTGGCGGACGCTTCAGCACATCACGCTCAGCCCCAGCCGAGTCGGCGATATCGCCAAGGCCGCTCTCGTTCTCACCCACATCGAGTACGGCAAGATCACGTGA
- a CDS encoding group II intron maturase-specific domain-containing protein produces MRLAQVGLELHPDKTCIIYCKDADRTGSHEHTRFTFLGYEFRPRLAKNKHGKHFVSFLPAVSTQAMKAMGAVIRSWHLSRRSDKSLDDLARMFNSIVQGWINYYGRFYRSRLLSFLRHLNKLLVGWACRKYKRLKRRERRAMAWLAEIARRSPRLFAHWRLGARPDGWAMGAG; encoded by the coding sequence ATGCGTCTGGCGCAGGTCGGCCTGGAGTTGCATCCGGACAAGACATGCATCATCTACTGCAAGGACGCCGACCGGACGGGCTCGCACGAGCACACCCGGTTCACGTTCTTGGGCTATGAGTTCCGGCCCCGGCTGGCCAAGAACAAGCACGGCAAGCACTTCGTGTCGTTCTTGCCCGCGGTCAGCACGCAGGCGATGAAGGCGATGGGAGCGGTGATCCGCTCCTGGCATCTGTCCCGGCGCAGTGACAAGTCTCTGGACGACCTTGCCCGCATGTTCAACAGCATCGTGCAGGGGTGGATCAACTATTACGGGCGCTTCTACCGGTCCCGGTTGCTCTCCTTCCTCCGGCATCTCAACAAGCTCCTGGTGGGCTGGGCGTGCCGGAAATACAAACGGCTCAAACGCCGGGAACGGCGCGCGATGGCCTGGCTGGCCGAGATCGCCCGGCGATCTCCCCGCCTGTTCGCGCACTGGCGTCTCGGCGCTCGTCCTGACGGCTGGGCGATGGGAGCCGGATAA
- a CDS encoding group II intron maturase-specific domain-containing protein — protein MCRSRQQAEAALARLRELLAELGLEPKEAKTAIIHLEEGGPGFDFLGFRHRMVRSRGRRGGRGVRFLARWPADKAMAHARDRIRELTHRSRLWMSVEAVVQEVNAFLRGWATYFKYGHSTIRIGKIRHYAIQRLAIFIGKRHKRGRRFGIDVVAYRSPDQCGLIKLSGIVVPPRAGKPWREKLNTGGERRR, from the coding sequence ATGTGCAGATCCCGGCAGCAGGCCGAGGCCGCGCTCGCGCGCCTGCGGGAGCTGCTGGCCGAACTCGGCCTGGAGCCGAAGGAGGCCAAGACGGCCATCATCCACCTGGAGGAAGGAGGCCCCGGTTTTGACTTCCTGGGCTTCCGTCACCGGATGGTGCGCTCTCGCGGGAGGCGCGGAGGCAGAGGGGTGCGGTTCCTGGCTCGCTGGCCCGCAGACAAGGCGATGGCACACGCCCGCGACCGGATCCGGGAACTCACCCACCGGTCCCGGCTGTGGATGTCGGTCGAAGCGGTCGTGCAGGAGGTGAACGCCTTCCTGCGCGGGTGGGCGACGTACTTCAAGTACGGCCACTCCACGATCCGCATCGGCAAGATCAGGCACTACGCGATCCAACGGCTGGCGATCTTTATCGGGAAGCGACACAAACGCGGACGGCGCTTCGGCATCGACGTGGTCGCCTACCGCTCGCCGGACCAGTGCGGCCTGATCAAGCTGTCTGGAATCGTCGTCCCGCCCAGAGCCGGCAAGCCCTGGCGGGAAAAGCTGAATACCGGCGGTGAACGGCGTCGGTGA
- a CDS encoding ATP-grasp domain-containing protein produces the protein MSTSAAYVTFVDPDGVDDEKEIALAAWAEAGITGHIVRWDDPEIDWAAFDAVVVRTPWDYVGRRAEFLDWTRRVESVTRLLNPAAVLERNTDKTYLRALDDLAIPTYWVAPGEAVDFPDLQEYVVKPSVSSGARDTIRTVDRGKAEAHAAQLAAEGRTAMIQPYLDMVEAEGETSLLYFGGRFSHAIRRIPMLVENATGLDEENSRGGLRDPEPDQLALAERVLAEFPEVLYARVDLVRLPDGTPVLIELELTEPYLFLRYAPDGAANLARALAEAL, from the coding sequence GTGAGCACTTCCGCGGCTTATGTGACCTTCGTCGATCCGGACGGGGTCGACGACGAGAAGGAGATCGCCCTCGCGGCCTGGGCCGAGGCCGGGATCACCGGGCACATCGTGCGCTGGGACGATCCCGAGATCGACTGGGCCGCGTTCGACGCCGTCGTGGTCCGCACCCCCTGGGACTACGTGGGCCGGCGCGCGGAGTTCCTCGACTGGACGCGCCGTGTCGAGTCCGTCACCCGGCTGCTCAACCCGGCTGCCGTGCTGGAGCGTAACACCGACAAGACCTACCTGCGCGCCCTCGACGACCTGGCCATCCCCACCTACTGGGTCGCGCCGGGCGAGGCCGTGGACTTCCCGGACCTTCAGGAGTATGTGGTCAAGCCCTCGGTGTCGTCCGGGGCACGCGACACGATCAGGACCGTTGACCGGGGGAAGGCCGAGGCACACGCGGCCCAGCTGGCCGCCGAGGGGCGGACCGCGATGATCCAGCCGTATCTGGACATGGTCGAGGCCGAGGGCGAGACCTCGCTGCTCTACTTCGGCGGCCGGTTCAGCCACGCCATCCGGCGTATCCCGATGCTCGTCGAGAACGCCACCGGGCTGGACGAGGAGAACAGCAGGGGTGGGCTCCGCGACCCCGAGCCCGACCAGCTCGCCCTGGCCGAGCGGGTGCTGGCCGAGTTCCCCGAGGTCCTCTACGCCCGCGTGGACCTGGTCCGCCTGCCCGACGGCACCCCGGTCCTCATCGAACTGGAGCTCACCGAGCCCTACCTGTTCCTGCGCTACGCGCCCGACGGGGCAGCCAACCTGGCCCGCGCGCTGGCCGAGGCGCTCTGA
- a CDS encoding M14 family zinc carboxypeptidase, with translation MVNRSKVIAPAIVAIAIALPAGAAQAEPTPVTSPAATCDATQTTPEYHGKVPTPKSVLGFDLGEREVTTAESDTLLTAVDRASDRVVSGTLATSAEGRALKYAIVGTPRNLRNLRAIEASIKLLRNPLTPAPAAKVLARNTPAILWIAGNVHGGEESGTDAALKTLYDLAGRDDCAANRILDNAVVVILPTQNPDGREADTRRNAYSFDMNRDWFARTQPETDGKIELMRKYPPQLFIDAHEMGGTEFFFPPNADPIYHDIAEPTVDWINNTYGAAMIGEFTRRGIPFFNRDVYDMFYMGYGDTVPTTGFNAAGMTYEKGNASPIATRTFEQGLTQWVSLSAAAAKKTEILTTWHQMYADALKQGLDGRLEPNQVYNPGNDVITQVPDRKVRHYFLRADDPAKKAETDLVVRRLQRMDVQVFKLARPLTVKDFKAYGRPETSTTLPKGTYWIPLAQGQKHWIQAMLNEDTYTPFPYFYDVTAWSLPLLGNVSGGSSGQVLLPAATPVGPVDAPSARLTTSHRIGVLQMSGGAAQNAGESSGWLRHRLDRDWKLPYKVLVPADVAAGKLDDVDVLLVPDGSANAANTALGEAGRGALKNWVSSGGRYVGWSGGTQLAVLTGISGATLAEPTSDVPGSLFRTTVAEGPLSKDVGPSVMQFYAYDLVMRAADPSQVVASYPAADSPDWYLSGFALGAGELGGTASVVDEPVGGGHAVLFAAEPNFRAFTDGTAKIVANAITADLPSSRARTLVPAPDVSRSAAAIPDRESPIRVTVPASGRDRVRDVLKGFGAAWTEQAGAGGAVRFVVANPGGLDLHEHPWAGRLPGALRTSGVSPLAVVLPQ, from the coding sequence ATGGTGAACCGCTCCAAAGTGATCGCGCCGGCCATCGTCGCCATCGCCATCGCCCTCCCCGCCGGGGCCGCCCAGGCGGAACCCACCCCGGTGACATCCCCCGCCGCCACCTGCGACGCCACCCAGACCACCCCCGAATACCACGGCAAGGTGCCCACGCCCAAGAGCGTGCTCGGCTTCGACCTCGGCGAACGCGAGGTCACCACGGCCGAGTCCGACACACTGCTGACCGCCGTCGACCGGGCCAGCGACCGCGTCGTCTCCGGCACCCTGGCCACCAGCGCCGAGGGGCGGGCGCTGAAGTACGCGATCGTCGGCACTCCGCGCAACCTCCGCAACCTGCGCGCGATCGAGGCCTCGATCAAGCTGCTGCGCAACCCGCTCACCCCCGCCCCCGCGGCGAAGGTCCTCGCCAGGAACACACCCGCGATCCTCTGGATCGCCGGAAACGTGCACGGCGGCGAGGAGAGCGGCACCGACGCCGCCCTGAAGACCCTCTACGACCTGGCCGGGCGGGACGACTGCGCGGCGAACCGCATCCTGGACAACGCCGTCGTGGTGATCCTGCCCACGCAGAACCCCGACGGCCGCGAGGCCGACACCCGGCGTAACGCCTACTCCTTCGACATGAACCGGGACTGGTTCGCCCGCACCCAGCCGGAGACCGACGGCAAGATCGAGCTGATGCGCAAGTATCCGCCGCAGCTCTTCATCGACGCCCACGAGATGGGCGGCACCGAATTCTTCTTCCCGCCCAACGCCGACCCGATCTACCACGACATCGCCGAGCCGACCGTCGACTGGATCAACAACACCTACGGCGCCGCGATGATCGGCGAGTTCACCAGGCGCGGGATCCCGTTCTTCAACCGCGACGTCTACGACATGTTCTACATGGGCTACGGCGACACGGTCCCGACGACCGGATTCAACGCGGCGGGCATGACCTACGAGAAGGGCAACGCCTCACCGATCGCCACCCGGACCTTCGAGCAGGGCCTCACCCAGTGGGTCTCCCTGTCGGCCGCGGCGGCCAAGAAGACCGAGATCCTCACCACCTGGCACCAGATGTACGCCGACGCCCTGAAGCAGGGGCTCGACGGCAGGCTGGAGCCGAACCAGGTCTACAACCCGGGCAACGACGTCATCACCCAGGTGCCCGACCGGAAGGTGCGCCACTACTTCCTGCGCGCCGACGACCCCGCCAAGAAGGCCGAGACCGACCTCGTCGTGCGCCGCCTGCAGCGCATGGACGTCCAGGTGTTCAAGCTGGCCCGGCCGCTGACGGTCAAGGACTTCAAGGCGTACGGCAGGCCCGAGACGAGCACCACCCTGCCCAAGGGCACCTACTGGATCCCGCTGGCCCAAGGTCAGAAGCACTGGATCCAGGCCATGCTGAACGAGGACACCTACACCCCGTTCCCCTACTTCTACGACGTGACGGCCTGGAGCCTGCCGCTGCTGGGCAACGTCTCCGGCGGCTCATCCGGCCAGGTGCTGCTGCCCGCCGCGACCCCGGTCGGGCCGGTGGACGCCCCCTCGGCCCGGCTCACCACCTCGCACCGGATCGGTGTGCTGCAGATGTCGGGCGGCGCGGCGCAGAACGCCGGCGAGTCCAGCGGCTGGCTCCGTCACCGCCTGGACCGCGACTGGAAGCTGCCCTACAAGGTGCTCGTGCCGGCCGACGTCGCCGCGGGCAAGCTGGACGACGTCGACGTGCTGCTGGTGCCGGACGGCTCGGCCAACGCGGCCAACACCGCTCTCGGCGAGGCCGGCCGCGGCGCGCTGAAGAACTGGGTCTCCTCAGGCGGGCGGTACGTCGGCTGGTCCGGCGGCACCCAGCTGGCCGTCCTGACGGGGATCTCCGGCGCTACGCTGGCCGAACCGACCTCGGACGTGCCCGGCTCGCTCTTCCGGACCACCGTGGCCGAAGGCCCGCTGAGCAAGGACGTCGGGCCGAGCGTCATGCAGTTCTACGCCTACGACCTGGTGATGCGGGCCGCCGACCCCTCGCAGGTGGTCGCGTCCTACCCGGCGGCGGACTCGCCCGACTGGTACCTGTCCGGCTTCGCGCTGGGCGCCGGGGAGCTCGGCGGGACGGCCTCCGTGGTGGACGAGCCGGTGGGCGGCGGTCACGCGGTGCTGTTCGCCGCCGAGCCGAACTTCCGTGCCTTCACGGACGGCACGGCGAAGATCGTCGCCAATGCGATCACCGCCGACCTGCCCTCCTCGCGGGCACGGACGCTCGTCCCCGCGCCCGACGTCTCGCGATCCGCGGCGGCCATCCCTGACCGGGAGTCGCCGATCCGCGTCACCGTCCCCGCCTCCGGCCGGGACAGGGTCCGTGACGTGCTGAAGGGCTTCGGCGCCGCCTGGACCGAGCAGGCCGGCGCCGGCGGCGCGGTCCGGTTCGTCGTCGCCAACCCCGGCGGCCTGGACCTGCACGAGCACCCCTGGGCGGGCAGACTGCCGGGTGCGCTGCGCACCTCCGGTGTCTCCCCCCTCGCGGTGGTCCTGCCGCAGTAA
- a CDS encoding SDR family oxidoreductase, producing MTLFSVEGKTVVVTGGSRGIGRMIAAGFVDAGATVYISSRKTAEVEKTAAELGCFAVPADLSTEEGVRTLVEAVSARESRLDVLVNNAGAAWGAPLAEYPEHAFDKLWGINVKGVFFLTQRFLPLLRAAASPDDPARVITIGSIDGIRVPAMENYAYSAAKAAVHMLTRHLSQRLAKEAITVNAIAPGPFESKMMAFALDDPASRSAIESHVPLGRIGRPEDMAGTAIFLSSRAGAYLTGTVIPVDGGISAGHG from the coding sequence ATGACTCTGTTCTCGGTGGAAGGCAAGACGGTCGTCGTCACCGGAGGCTCACGCGGGATCGGCCGGATGATCGCGGCGGGGTTCGTGGACGCCGGCGCGACGGTCTACATCTCCTCGCGCAAAACCGCCGAGGTGGAGAAGACCGCGGCCGAACTGGGCTGCTTCGCCGTACCGGCCGACCTGTCCACCGAAGAGGGCGTCCGCACGCTCGTGGAGGCGGTCTCGGCACGGGAGTCACGGCTGGACGTGCTGGTCAACAATGCCGGGGCGGCCTGGGGCGCGCCCCTTGCCGAGTATCCGGAGCACGCCTTCGACAAGCTCTGGGGGATCAACGTCAAGGGCGTGTTCTTCCTGACCCAGCGGTTCCTGCCGCTGTTGCGCGCCGCCGCGAGCCCCGACGACCCGGCCAGAGTGATCACCATCGGGTCGATCGACGGCATCCGGGTGCCCGCGATGGAGAACTACGCCTACTCGGCGGCCAAGGCGGCCGTGCACATGCTGACCCGGCACCTGTCCCAGCGGCTGGCCAAGGAGGCGATCACGGTCAACGCCATCGCGCCCGGCCCGTTCGAGTCGAAGATGATGGCCTTCGCGCTCGACGACCCGGCGAGCCGCTCGGCGATCGAGTCCCACGTGCCACTGGGCCGGATCGGCCGCCCCGAGGACATGGCCGGGACCGCGATCTTCCTGTCGTCGCGGGCCGGCGCCTACCTGACCGGGACGGTCATCCCGGTGGACGGCGGCATCTCCGCCGGTCATGGGTAG
- a CDS encoding ABC transporter substrate-binding protein, protein MTRMGARLAALGLTLLLAILPATQAMARQAPEPGKKIVRLGVTQAVDSMSPFLAVRLVSSSIHRWTYSYLTVPDPKTLQPSPDLAESWTTSDDKLTWTFKIRDTKWSDGRPVTAQDAAWTFNTIMTVDAAKQANGPAVENFESVTATDDRTLVIKTKKPQASMLDNPIPIVPKHVWEKVGDIGKFENDVYPAVGSGPFIAVEHKKDAYVKLKANPGYWRGAPKIDELHVIFYQNPEAAIAGLKKGDIDLIGRLDAAQFQSLAGNPDIVQWNTPGRRAAYLQINHGAQTIDNKPVGDGHPALKDPKVRQAIHYAIDKQALVDQVLNGLAVPADGSVIPPMYKDFFWQAEGDDLVTHDVAKANQILDDAGYEKGPDGVRTMPDGKRKLEMRFSIHTDTPVEEKLAQYLTGWFKDIGIALSTKKLEPSKFTEETGFTGLFDIAISGWSVNPDPEEILATHLCSRRPTAGGEGGGTESFYCDPAYEKLYQEQLSELDRTKRADIIKQMQKRLYTDAPVIALYYPNNLEGYRKDQITSITSMPEEKGILYGASGYWPVYSLDAVATPAAGSAGGSSTGLIVGGVAAVVILGAGGFFLARRRRSVADDRE, encoded by the coding sequence ATGACGAGAATGGGCGCGCGGCTGGCCGCGCTTGGCCTGACGCTGTTGCTGGCGATACTCCCGGCGACCCAGGCAATGGCCAGGCAGGCGCCCGAGCCGGGCAAGAAGATCGTGCGGCTGGGCGTGACGCAGGCCGTGGACTCGATGAGCCCGTTCCTGGCGGTCCGCCTGGTCTCGTCGTCGATCCACCGCTGGACGTACAGCTACCTGACGGTGCCCGACCCCAAGACCCTGCAGCCGAGCCCCGACCTGGCCGAGTCGTGGACGACGTCGGACGACAAGCTCACCTGGACCTTCAAGATCCGCGACACGAAGTGGTCGGACGGCCGGCCCGTCACCGCGCAGGACGCCGCGTGGACCTTCAACACGATCATGACCGTCGACGCGGCCAAGCAGGCCAACGGCCCGGCGGTCGAGAACTTCGAGAGCGTCACGGCGACCGACGACCGGACCCTGGTCATCAAGACCAAGAAGCCGCAGGCCTCGATGCTGGACAACCCGATCCCGATCGTGCCCAAGCACGTCTGGGAGAAGGTCGGCGACATCGGCAAGTTCGAGAACGACGTCTACCCGGCCGTCGGCAGCGGCCCCTTCATCGCGGTCGAACACAAGAAGGACGCCTACGTCAAGCTCAAGGCCAACCCCGGCTACTGGCGGGGCGCTCCCAAGATCGACGAGCTGCACGTCATCTTCTACCAGAACCCCGAGGCCGCCATCGCCGGCCTGAAGAAGGGCGACATCGACCTGATCGGCCGCCTGGACGCCGCCCAGTTCCAGTCTCTCGCCGGCAACCCGGACATCGTGCAGTGGAACACCCCCGGTCGCCGGGCCGCCTACCTGCAGATCAACCACGGCGCGCAGACGATCGACAACAAGCCGGTCGGCGACGGCCACCCCGCCCTGAAGGACCCGAAGGTCCGTCAGGCCATCCACTACGCGATCGACAAGCAGGCCCTGGTCGACCAGGTGCTGAACGGCCTGGCCGTACCGGCCGACGGGTCTGTCATCCCGCCGATGTACAAGGACTTCTTCTGGCAGGCCGAGGGCGACGACCTCGTCACCCACGACGTCGCCAAGGCCAACCAGATCCTTGACGACGCCGGCTACGAGAAGGGCCCCGACGGCGTCCGCACGATGCCCGACGGCAAGCGCAAGCTGGAGATGCGCTTCAGCATCCACACCGACACCCCGGTGGAGGAGAAGCTCGCGCAGTACCTGACCGGCTGGTTCAAGGACATCGGCATCGCGCTGTCGACCAAGAAGCTCGAACCCAGCAAGTTCACCGAGGAGACCGGGTTCACCGGCCTGTTCGACATCGCCATCAGCGGCTGGTCGGTCAACCCCGACCCCGAGGAGATCCTGGCCACCCACCTGTGCAGCCGCAGGCCCACGGCCGGCGGCGAGGGCGGTGGCACCGAGTCGTTCTACTGCGACCCCGCCTACGAGAAGCTCTACCAGGAGCAGCTGAGCGAGCTCGACCGCACCAAGCGCGCCGACATCATCAAGCAGATGCAGAAGCGCCTCTACACCGACGCGCCGGTCATCGCCCTCTACTACCCGAACAACCTCGAGGGCTACCGCAAGGACCAGATCACCAGCATCACGTCGATGCCCGAGGAGAAGGGCATCCTGTACGGCGCGAGCGGCTACTGGCCCGTCTACTCCCTCGACGCGGTGGCCACCCCGGCCGCCGGTTCGGCCGGCGGGTCCAGCACAGGTCTCATCGTGGGCGGCGTCGCGGCCGTCGTCATCCTGGGCGCCGGAGGCTTCTTCCTGGCCCGGCGGCGCCGCTCCGTCGCGGACGACCGCGAGTAG
- a CDS encoding ABC transporter permease: protein MTAPLDTEPAAAPAAGPGDERSAYRGVLRYALAKAGGAVLSIGMVIVATFFVFRLIPGDPAIAYTRDVPLSPEQLDLLRHRMGLDKPLMQQFLDFVLRTIRLDFGTSYEYKRPVIDLIGERVGPTMVLVGTGLVISVSLGLWQGTRAAWKHGSRFDRVSTGISLVLWSVPTFWLGLLLLMVFAAGVGPIPGIFPTRGMEDIDAPDGPLYLLHVAHHLVLPCLTLVAVVYAQYLLVMRSSLLDEIGQDYVTTARAKGLRDDEVRRRHAVPNALLPTVTLVFINIGFVVGGAVSVETVYSWPGLGLLFYEAIKGPDFAVMQGTFIVVCTAVIIMNTLADVVYRVLDPRVRSA from the coding sequence ATGACAGCACCTCTCGACACCGAGCCCGCCGCCGCACCGGCGGCGGGCCCCGGCGACGAGCGCAGCGCCTATCGGGGGGTGCTGCGCTACGCGCTGGCGAAGGCCGGCGGGGCCGTGCTCAGCATCGGCATGGTCATCGTCGCGACGTTCTTCGTGTTCCGGCTGATCCCCGGCGACCCCGCCATCGCCTACACGCGCGACGTGCCGCTCAGCCCGGAGCAGCTCGACCTGCTCCGCCACCGGATGGGGCTCGACAAACCCCTGATGCAGCAGTTCCTCGACTTCGTGCTGCGGACCATCCGGCTGGACTTCGGCACCTCCTACGAGTACAAGCGCCCGGTCATCGACCTCATCGGCGAGCGGGTGGGCCCGACGATGGTGCTGGTGGGCACCGGCCTGGTCATCTCCGTCAGCCTGGGCCTGTGGCAGGGCACGAGGGCGGCGTGGAAGCACGGCAGCCGGTTCGACCGCGTCTCCACCGGGATCTCGCTCGTCCTGTGGTCGGTGCCGACGTTCTGGCTCGGCCTGCTGCTCCTGATGGTCTTCGCCGCCGGGGTGGGGCCGATCCCGGGGATCTTCCCCACCCGGGGCATGGAGGACATCGACGCGCCCGACGGGCCGCTCTACCTCCTGCACGTCGCCCACCACCTGGTGCTGCCGTGCCTCACCCTGGTCGCCGTGGTCTACGCCCAGTACCTGCTGGTGATGCGCTCCTCGCTGCTGGACGAGATCGGCCAGGACTACGTGACCACCGCCCGGGCCAAGGGGCTGCGCGACGACGAGGTACGGCGGCGCCACGCCGTCCCCAACGCGCTGCTGCCGACCGTGACGCTGGTGTTCATCAACATCGGCTTCGTCGTCGGCGGCGCGGTCTCGGTGGAGACCGTCTACTCCTGGCCGGGGCTCGGCCTGCTGTTCTACGAGGCGATCAAGGGGCCGGACTTCGCGGTCATGCAGGGGACGTTCATCGTGGTGTGCACCGCCGTGATCATCATGAACACGCTGGCCGACGTGGTCTACCGCGTCCTGGACCCGAGGGTGAGGTCGGCATGA